A section of the Ictalurus punctatus breed USDA103 chromosome 8, Coco_2.0, whole genome shotgun sequence genome encodes:
- the dnajb9a gene encoding dnaJ homolog subfamily B member 9a translates to MATVQSTLMFAVCILMITELILARKDYYDILGVPKDASERQIKKAFHKLAMKYHPDKNKSPDAEVKFREVAEAYETLSDEKKRREYDRLRQSAFSSEDVKGGNQYFHQSFDFNFEDMFRDFDIYSQNRHARPKRNFEEHFRAHQHGHNRHKRHFQGAFGAGFFEDLSDDMERMFTFDRHAKRTESRFPGMAKQHCRTVTQRRGNMVTTYTDCTSP, encoded by the exons ATGGCCACAGTGCAGTCGACGCTAATGTTTGCCGTGTGCATCCTGATGATAACAGAACTGATACTAGCCAGAAAGGACTACTATGATATTTTGGGTGTACCTAAAGATGCCAGTGAACGTCAGATCAAGAAGGCTTTTCACAAGCTCGCCATGAAATATCATCCAGACAAGAATAAGAGCCCTGATGCGGAGGTAAAGTTCCGGGAAGTAGCGGAGG catatGAAACGCTGTCAGAtgagaaaaagaggagagagtaTGATCGGCTTAGACAGAGCGCTTTCTCCAGCGAAGACGTGAAAGGAGGAAACCAGTACTTCCACCAGTCCTTTGACTTTAACTTCGAGGACATGTTCAGAGACTTCGATATCTACAGTCAAAACCGGCACGCACGCCCCAAACGGAACTTCGAGGAGCATTTCCGAGCTCACCAGCACGGCCACAACCGCCACAAGAGGCACTTCCAAGGAGCTTTCGGAGCAGGGTTCTTTGAGGATCTGTCTGACGATATGGAGAGAATGTTTACATTTGACAGACATGCCAAGCGGACTGAGAGCAGGTTTCCAGGCATGGCAAAGCAGCACTGCAGGACTGTGACTCAGAGGAGGGGGAATATGGTGACCACCTACACTGACTGTACCTCACCCTGA